The Streptomyces sp. NBC_00670 genome window below encodes:
- a CDS encoding aminodeoxychorismate/anthranilate synthase component II, producing MSARILVVDNYDSFVFNLVQYLYQLGAECEVLRNDEVSTAHAQDGFDGVLLSPGPGKPEEAGVCVDMVRHCAATGVPVFGVCLGMQSMQVAYGGVVDRAPELLHGKTSPVVHGGTGVFAGLPSPFTATRYHSLAAEPTTVPAALEVTARTEDGIVMGLRHRELPVEGVQFHPESVLTEHGHRMLANWLAECGDEEAVARSAGLAPVVGRATA from the coding sequence GTGAGCGCGCGCATTCTCGTCGTCGACAACTACGACAGCTTCGTCTTCAACCTCGTGCAGTACCTGTACCAGCTGGGCGCGGAGTGCGAGGTGCTGCGCAACGACGAGGTGTCGACCGCGCACGCCCAGGACGGCTTCGACGGCGTGCTGCTCTCGCCGGGCCCGGGCAAGCCCGAGGAGGCCGGGGTCTGCGTCGACATGGTCAGGCACTGCGCCGCGACCGGTGTACCGGTCTTCGGGGTGTGCCTGGGCATGCAGTCGATGCAGGTCGCGTACGGCGGGGTGGTCGACCGGGCGCCGGAACTGCTGCACGGCAAGACCTCGCCGGTCGTGCACGGCGGCACGGGCGTCTTCGCGGGGCTGCCGTCGCCGTTCACCGCGACGCGCTACCACTCGCTGGCCGCCGAGCCGACGACGGTCCCGGCCGCGCTGGAGGTCACCGCGCGCACGGAGGACGGCATCGTGATGGGGCTGCGGCACCGGGAACTCCCGGTCGAGGGCGTGCAGTTCCACCCCGAGTCGGTGCTCACCGAGCACGGCCACCGGATGCTGGCCAACTGGCTGGCGGAGTGCGGCGACGAGGAGGCCGTGGCGCGGTCGGCGGGGCTCGCCCCGGTGGTGGGCAGGGCCACGGCGTGA
- a CDS encoding class E sortase — translation MGATTGRDEGTDVPSTGPDPAPDANAGTGNAGTGRGRADRRRRGGPVATAVGVFGELLITGGLVLGLFVVYSLWWTNVIADRQADKRADKVRHNWAASKDGKGPGALDTGDGIGFLHVPAMKNGEVLVRRGTSTKVLNGGVAGYYTDPVKATLPTTDKTGNFALAAHRDGHGAKFHNIDKVEKGDPIVFETKDDWYVYKVFAILPETSKYNVKVLGSVPKQAGVKKPGHYITLTTCTPVYTSTYRYVVWGELVRVDKVDADRTPPKELD, via the coding sequence GTGGGAGCGACGACCGGCCGCGACGAGGGGACCGACGTGCCGTCAACCGGACCGGACCCGGCCCCGGACGCGAACGCCGGTACGGGGAACGCCGGTACGGGCCGCGGCCGCGCCGACCGGCGCCGCCGCGGCGGACCGGTCGCCACGGCGGTCGGGGTCTTCGGCGAACTCCTCATCACCGGCGGCCTGGTGCTGGGCCTCTTCGTCGTCTACTCGCTGTGGTGGACCAACGTCATAGCGGACCGCCAGGCCGACAAGCGCGCCGACAAGGTCCGCCACAACTGGGCCGCCTCCAAGGACGGCAAGGGCCCCGGCGCCCTGGACACCGGGGACGGCATCGGCTTCCTGCACGTGCCGGCGATGAAGAACGGCGAGGTGCTGGTCCGCAGGGGCACGTCCACGAAGGTCCTCAACGGCGGTGTGGCCGGCTACTACACGGACCCCGTCAAGGCGACCCTGCCGACCACCGACAAGACCGGCAACTTCGCGCTCGCCGCGCACCGGGACGGCCACGGGGCGAAGTTCCACAACATAGACAAGGTGGAGAAGGGCGACCCGATCGTCTTCGAGACGAAGGACGACTGGTACGTCTACAAGGTCTTCGCGATCCTCCCCGAGACCTCGAAGTACAACGTCAAGGTCCTCGGGTCGGTGCCGAAGCAGGCGGGCGTGAAGAAGCCCGGCCACTACATCACGCTCACGACCTGCACCCCGGTCTACACCTCCACGTACCGCTACGTGGTCTGGGGCGAGCTGGTCCGCGTCGACAAGGTCGACGCCGACCGCACCCCGCCGAAGGAACTCGACTGA
- a CDS encoding peptidoglycan D,D-transpeptidase FtsI family protein encodes MNKPLRRIAIFCGLLVLTLLIRDNWLQYVKADSLKDDPLNRRVAIARYATPRGDIIVGGTPITGSAKTSGDNYNDFAYKRTYKDGAMWSPVTGFASQAFGATQLESIDDDWLTGDDDRLFFRNTLDMITGKKKQGGNVVTTLNAAAQKAAYQGLSKVGGKGAAVALDPETGAILALASYPSYDPSSFAGNRDSDTKAWSKLLKKNDASEPMLNRALRETYPPGSTFKVVTAAAALENGLYDSADQKTDSPLPYTLPDTTTELKNEGNIPCKDATMRVALQYSCNTVFGKIGVDLGKDKMADEAEKFGFNEEQFTPTRSNASVFPTKMDRPQTALSSIGQFETAATPLQMAMVASAVANDGKLMKPYMVDKLQAPNLDVMSQTDPEEMSRPLSEDNAQVLQSMMETVVEKGTGTNAKIDGATVGGKTGTAQHGVDNSEKPYAWFISYAKMPDGSKPVAVAVVVEDENANRDDISGGGLAAPIAKNVMQAVINSKK; translated from the coding sequence GTGAACAAGCCCCTGCGCCGCATCGCGATCTTCTGCGGGCTGCTGGTCCTCACGCTGCTCATCCGCGACAACTGGCTCCAGTACGTCAAGGCCGACAGCCTCAAGGACGATCCCCTCAACCGCCGGGTGGCCATAGCCCGTTACGCCACCCCGCGCGGCGACATCATCGTCGGCGGCACCCCGATCACCGGGTCGGCCAAGACCTCCGGGGACAACTACAACGACTTCGCGTACAAGCGCACGTACAAGGACGGCGCCATGTGGTCGCCCGTCACCGGCTTCGCCTCGCAGGCCTTCGGTGCCACGCAGCTGGAGTCCATCGACGACGACTGGCTCACCGGCGACGACGACCGGCTCTTCTTCCGCAACACGCTCGACATGATCACGGGCAAGAAGAAGCAGGGCGGCAACGTCGTCACCACGCTCAACGCCGCCGCGCAGAAGGCCGCCTACCAGGGCCTGTCGAAGGTCGGCGGCAAGGGCGCCGCCGTCGCCCTGGACCCCGAGACCGGCGCGATCCTCGCCCTGGCCTCCTACCCGTCGTACGACCCCTCGTCCTTCGCCGGCAACCGCGACTCCGACACCAAGGCGTGGAGCAAGCTGCTGAAGAAGAACGACGCGTCCGAGCCGATGCTCAACCGAGCGCTGCGCGAGACCTACCCGCCGGGCTCGACGTTCAAGGTCGTCACCGCCGCCGCCGCGCTGGAGAACGGGCTCTACGACTCCGCGGACCAGAAGACCGACTCCCCGCTGCCCTACACGCTGCCGGACACCACGACCGAGCTGAAGAACGAGGGCAACATCCCCTGCAAGGACGCGACCATGCGCGTCGCCCTGCAGTACTCCTGCAACACCGTCTTCGGCAAGATCGGCGTCGACCTCGGCAAGGACAAGATGGCCGACGAGGCCGAGAAGTTCGGCTTCAACGAGGAGCAGTTCACGCCGACCCGCTCCAACGCCTCCGTCTTCCCCACCAAGATGGACCGCCCGCAGACCGCGCTGAGCTCGATCGGCCAGTTCGAGACGGCCGCGACCCCGCTGCAGATGGCCATGGTCGCCTCGGCGGTCGCCAACGACGGCAAGCTGATGAAGCCGTACATGGTCGACAAGCTCCAGGCGCCCAACCTGGACGTGATGTCGCAGACCGACCCGGAGGAGATGAGCCGGCCGCTCAGCGAGGACAACGCCCAGGTCCTGCAGTCGATGATGGAGACCGTCGTCGAGAAGGGCACCGGCACCAACGCCAAGATCGACGGCGCCACCGTCGGCGGCAAGACCGGTACCGCCCAGCACGGCGTCGACAACAGCGAGAAGCCGTACGCCTGGTTCATCTCGTACGCCAAGATGCCCGACGGCAGCAAGCCGGTCGCCGTGGCCGTCGTGGTCGAGGACGAGAACGCCAACCGCGACGACATCTCCGGCGGCGGTCTGGCCGCGCCGATCGCCAAGAACGTCATGCAGGCGGTCATCAACAGCAAGAAGTGA
- a CDS encoding class E sortase: MPPVAGPAGPSAPAYGRPAGSTPGSGYGGPGAPSSGRTGPAGPTADGRSAGPAGPTGPVGPAAGLGGSHAYGGSPAPGPARPAGPGARPGVPGPGAAGPGAAGPGALGQAGPAAGDALRARPARHVRPVDGGPESPVGVRAPAEEPGVADGPRAAAGDDETMALGPSAVAEAQRRAAAVGGAAVGGRAERRKAAKRHGRRPAEQLSRGPDGAAPPLSRVEARRAARSRRPGTGVLVSRAVGELFITAGVLMLLFVTYQLWWSNVRAHQEAGSAAEHLQQDWASGKRAPGVFEPGQGFAILHIPKLDVVAPIAEGVSKTNVLDKGMVGHYGEGTLKTAMPDAKTGNFGLAAHRNTHGEPFRYINRLKAGDSIVVETQDTYYVYKMASVLPVTSPSNTAVLDPVPAGSGFTKAGRYITLTTCTPEFTSKYRLIVWGKMVEERPRSKGKPDALVQ; encoded by the coding sequence CTGCCCCCGGTCGCGGGGCCGGCGGGGCCGTCCGCGCCGGCGTACGGCCGGCCGGCGGGATCCACCCCCGGGTCCGGCTACGGCGGGCCGGGGGCCCCGTCCTCCGGGCGGACCGGTCCGGCCGGACCGACGGCGGACGGCCGGTCGGCCGGACCTGCCGGGCCCACGGGGCCCGTCGGGCCCGCCGCGGGTCTCGGCGGCTCGCACGCCTACGGCGGAAGCCCGGCCCCTGGACCGGCCCGCCCGGCGGGACCCGGCGCCCGACCCGGCGTCCCCGGACCCGGCGCCGCAGGGCCGGGAGCCGCGGGGCCGGGAGCTCTCGGGCAGGCCGGTCCCGCCGCCGGAGACGCCCTCCGCGCCCGTCCCGCGCGGCACGTGCGGCCGGTGGACGGTGGGCCCGAGTCGCCCGTGGGCGTGCGGGCGCCGGCCGAGGAGCCGGGGGTCGCCGACGGCCCCCGAGCCGCCGCCGGGGACGACGAGACCATGGCCCTGGGACCCTCCGCCGTCGCCGAGGCGCAGCGGCGGGCCGCCGCGGTCGGGGGCGCGGCCGTCGGCGGGCGGGCCGAGCGGCGCAAAGCCGCCAAGCGGCACGGCCGCCGCCCCGCGGAGCAACTGAGTAGGGGGCCCGACGGCGCAGCACCCCCGCTCTCCCGCGTGGAGGCACGTCGAGCCGCGCGGTCCCGGCGGCCGGGGACCGGTGTGCTCGTGAGCCGGGCCGTCGGGGAGCTGTTCATCACCGCCGGCGTGCTGATGCTGCTCTTCGTCACCTACCAGCTCTGGTGGTCGAACGTCCGTGCGCACCAGGAGGCCGGCAGCGCCGCCGAACACCTCCAGCAGGACTGGGCCAGCGGTAAGCGCGCCCCCGGCGTGTTCGAGCCCGGCCAGGGCTTCGCCATCCTGCACATCCCCAAGCTGGACGTCGTCGCCCCCATCGCCGAGGGCGTCAGCAAGACCAACGTGCTCGACAAGGGCATGGTCGGCCACTACGGCGAGGGCACGCTCAAGACCGCGATGCCCGACGCGAAGACGGGCAACTTCGGCCTCGCCGCCCACCGCAACACCCACGGCGAGCCCTTCCGCTACATCAACCGCCTCAAGGCGGGCGACTCGATCGTGGTGGAGACGCAGGACACCTACTACGTGTACAAGATGGCCTCGGTCCTCCCGGTGACCTCCCCCTCCAACACGGCGGTCCTCGACCCCGTCCCGGCGGGCTCCGGCTTCACCAAGGCGGGCCGGTACATCACGCTGACGACCTGCACGCCCGAGTTCACCAGCAAGTACCGGTTGATCGTCTGGGGCAAGATGGTCGAGGAACGCCCGCGCAGCAAGGGCAAGCCGGACGCGCTCGTCCAGTAG
- a CDS encoding Stp1/IreP family PP2C-type Ser/Thr phosphatase gives MSLSLRFAAGSHKGMIREGNEDSGYAGPRLLAIADGMGGQAAGEVASSEVISTIVGLDDDIPGSDILTSLGTYVQRANDQLRAMVEEDPQLEGMGTTLTALLWTGQRLGMVHVGDSRAYLLRDGVLTQITQDHTWVQRLVDEGRITEEEATTHPQRSLLMRALGSAEHVEPDLSVREVRAGDRYLICSDGLSGVVSHQTMEDTLASYQGPQETVQELIQLALRGGGPDNITVIIADVLDLDAGDTMAGQLSDTPVVVGAVAENQNHPHDNGIMQTPAGRAAGLGRQGRGQGGGGEFGPPGSGDTTGYVPTGSFGDYTDEDFEKPRKGRRWVKRSLYTLLVLAVIGGGAYGGYRWTQTQYYVGANGDHVALYRGISQDLAWVNLSKVHKDHPEIELKYLPPYQQKQVKATIAEGGLPDAASKIDELAVQASACEKQAAREKAESENKTSSPKGTATNSPASKGTPDPSNTKSPDKSKTAPTPNPGPSLSEEEQKVVSLCGKQQ, from the coding sequence ATGAGTCTGTCACTGCGCTTCGCCGCCGGATCGCACAAGGGCATGATCCGGGAGGGCAACGAGGACTCCGGATACGCCGGTCCCCGCCTGCTCGCCATCGCGGACGGCATGGGCGGCCAGGCCGCCGGTGAGGTCGCCTCCTCGGAGGTGATCTCCACCATCGTCGGGCTCGACGACGACATCCCCGGCTCGGACATTCTCACCTCGCTGGGCACCTATGTGCAGCGCGCCAACGACCAACTGCGCGCCATGGTCGAGGAGGACCCCCAGCTCGAGGGCATGGGCACCACGCTGACCGCGCTGCTGTGGACCGGGCAGCGGCTCGGCATGGTGCACGTCGGCGACTCGCGCGCGTATCTGCTGCGCGACGGCGTGCTGACCCAGATCACACAGGACCACACCTGGGTACAGCGCCTGGTCGACGAGGGCCGCATCACCGAGGAGGAGGCGACCACGCACCCGCAGCGGTCGCTGCTGATGCGCGCCCTGGGCAGCGCCGAGCACGTCGAGCCCGATCTCTCCGTGCGCGAGGTCCGGGCCGGCGACCGCTATCTGATCTGCTCCGACGGGCTCTCCGGCGTCGTCTCCCACCAGACGATGGAGGACACCCTCGCCAGCTACCAGGGCCCCCAGGAGACCGTGCAGGAGCTGATCCAGCTCGCGCTGCGCGGCGGCGGCCCCGACAACATCACCGTGATCATCGCCGACGTCCTCGACCTGGACGCCGGGGACACCATGGCCGGGCAGCTCTCGGACACGCCGGTCGTGGTCGGCGCCGTCGCCGAGAACCAGAACCACCCGCACGACAACGGCATCATGCAGACGCCCGCCGGCCGCGCCGCCGGCCTGGGCAGGCAGGGCCGGGGCCAGGGCGGCGGCGGCGAGTTCGGCCCGCCCGGCAGCGGCGACACCACCGGCTACGTGCCCACCGGCAGCTTCGGCGACTACACCGACGAGGACTTCGAAAAGCCCCGCAAGGGCCGCAGGTGGGTCAAGCGGAGCCTCTACACCCTGCTGGTGCTCGCCGTGATCGGCGGCGGCGCCTACGGCGGCTACCGCTGGACCCAGACGCAGTACTACGTCGGTGCCAACGGCGACCACGTGGCGCTGTACCGCGGCATCAGCCAGGACCTCGCCTGGGTGAATCTCTCCAAGGTGCACAAGGACCACCCCGAGATCGAACTCAAGTACCTGCCGCCCTACCAGCAGAAGCAGGTCAAGGCGACGATCGCCGAGGGCGGACTGCCGGACGCCGCCTCGAAGATCGACGAGCTCGCGGTGCAGGCCTCGGCGTGCGAGAAGCAGGCCGCCCGGGAGAAGGCCGAGAGCGAGAACAAGACCAGCAGCCCCAAGGGAACCGCCACGAACTCGCCGGCGTCCAAGGGGACGCCCGACCCGTCGAACACCAAGTCGCCGGACAAGTCCAAGACCGCACCCACTCCCAACCCCGGCCCCAGCCTCTCGGAGGAGGAGCAGAAGGTCGTCTCGCTGTGCGGTAAGCAGCAGTAG
- a CDS encoding FtsW/RodA/SpoVE family cell cycle protein produces MSSTTNTSTHHTSTIGSIGTPSRRNTELALLLFAVAIPVFAYANVGLAINDQVPPGLLGYGVGLGLLAGVGHLVVRKFAPYADPLMLPLATLLNGLGLVVIWRLDQSKRLQALPTFVSAAPRQLLYTALGIALFVAVLVFLKDHRVLQRYTYISMVAALVLLVLPLVPGLGANVYGAKIWISIPGLGTLQPGEFAKIVLAVFFAGYLMVKRDALALASRRFMGLYLPRGRDLGPIVVVWIISILVLVFETDLGTSLLFFGMFVVMLYVATERTSWIVFGLLMSAAGAVGVASFEPHVQQRVQAWLNPLHEYKLSQQGVVGHSEQSMEALWAFGSGGTLGTGLGQGNSDLIKFAANSDFILATFGEELGLAGLMAILLLYGLIVERGVRTALAARDPFGKLLAVGLSGAFALQVFVVAGGVMGLIPLTGMTMPFLAYGGSSVIANWALIGILLRISDTARRPAPAPAPNPDAEMTQVVRP; encoded by the coding sequence ATGAGCAGTACTACCAACACGTCGACGCACCACACGTCCACGATCGGCTCGATCGGCACGCCGAGCCGCCGCAACACCGAGCTGGCGCTGCTGCTGTTCGCGGTCGCCATCCCGGTGTTCGCCTACGCCAACGTCGGCCTCGCCATCAACGACCAGGTGCCGCCCGGGCTGCTCGGCTACGGCGTCGGCCTCGGCCTGCTGGCCGGCGTCGGGCACCTCGTGGTGCGCAAGTTCGCCCCGTACGCGGACCCGCTGATGCTGCCCCTGGCCACGCTCCTCAACGGGCTCGGCCTGGTCGTCATCTGGCGTCTGGACCAGTCCAAGCGGCTCCAGGCACTGCCCACCTTCGTGTCGGCCGCCCCCAGACAGCTGCTCTACACGGCGCTGGGCATCGCGCTGTTCGTGGCCGTCCTGGTCTTCCTCAAGGACCACCGCGTCCTGCAGCGCTACACCTACATCTCCATGGTCGCCGCGCTGGTCCTGCTCGTCCTGCCGCTCGTCCCGGGTCTCGGCGCCAACGTCTACGGCGCCAAGATCTGGATCTCCATCCCCGGCCTGGGCACCCTCCAGCCCGGTGAGTTCGCCAAGATCGTGCTGGCGGTCTTCTTCGCCGGCTACCTGATGGTCAAGCGGGACGCGCTCGCCCTGGCCAGCCGCCGCTTCATGGGCCTGTACCTGCCCCGCGGCCGCGACCTCGGCCCGATCGTCGTCGTCTGGATCATCTCCATCCTGGTCCTGGTCTTCGAGACCGACCTCGGCACCTCGCTGCTGTTCTTCGGCATGTTCGTCGTCATGCTGTACGTCGCCACCGAGCGCACCAGCTGGATCGTCTTCGGTCTGCTGATGTCCGCCGCCGGCGCGGTCGGCGTCGCCTCCTTCGAACCGCACGTCCAGCAGCGCGTCCAGGCCTGGCTCAACCCGCTGCACGAGTACAAGCTCAGCCAGCAGGGCGTGGTCGGCCACTCCGAGCAGTCCATGGAGGCCCTGTGGGCCTTCGGCTCCGGCGGCACCCTGGGCACCGGGCTCGGCCAGGGCAACTCGGACCTGATCAAGTTCGCCGCCAACTCCGACTTCATCCTCGCCACCTTCGGCGAGGAGCTGGGGCTCGCCGGGCTCATGGCGATCCTGCTGCTCTACGGGCTCATCGTGGAGCGCGGCGTGCGCACCGCCCTGGCCGCCCGCGACCCGTTCGGCAAGCTGCTCGCCGTCGGCCTGTCCGGCGCCTTCGCGCTGCAGGTCTTCGTCGTCGCCGGCGGTGTGATGGGCCTCATCCCGCTGACCGGTATGACGATGCCCTTCCTGGCGTACGGCGGTTCCTCCGTCATCGCCAACTGGGCCCTCATCGGCATCCTGCTGCGCATCAGCGACACCGCGCGCCGCCCGGCCCCGGCCCCCGCTCCCAACCCCGACGCCGAGATGACCCAGGTGGTCCGCCCGTGA
- the pknB gene encoding Stk1 family PASTA domain-containing Ser/Thr kinase — MEEPRRLGGRYELGQVLGRGGMAEVYLAHDTRLGRTVAVKTLRADLARDPSFQARFRREAQSAASLNHPAIVAVYDTGEDYVDQVSIPYIVMEYVDGSTLRELLHSGRKLLPERSMEMTIGILQGLEYAHRNGIVHRDIKPANVMLTRTGQVKVMDFGIARAMGDSGMTMTQTAAVIGTAQYLSPEQAKGEQVDARSDLYSTGCLLYELLTVRPPFVGDSPVAVAYQHVREEPQPPSVFDPEITPEMDAIVLRALVKDPDYRYQSADEMRADIEACLDGQPVAATAAMGSVGYAGYGDDQATTALRTDQAPPTTMLPPVNPDDGGFGYDDRPDRRRQKKSNTSTILLVVAGVLVLIGAILIGKYLFTGDGANDGKVTVPNFVGQSLSDAQQQADNVDLKLSTTKKPCDDQPKGNICSQTPDAKSEAEKGDTIDVVVSTGAPKVAVPSVVGDSLDDATSKLEDDKYQFNVKTKTKESSEEPNTVLDQDPALGTEVEKGSTITLTIAKAESKSTVPDVTGQDCDTAKGQMEQNDLTGNCTEVETDDASKVGKVIQTSPQAGTKADKGSQVTIQIGKAKEQEQVQVPNVIGQRLKAVKEALQNAGLNVGTINGSQDDNAFVISSDPGQGNTVAKGTTVNLTTAGGGGGNNNGGGNGNGGANFFGGITGTAFRTQD; from the coding sequence ATGGAAGAGCCGCGTCGCCTCGGCGGCCGGTACGAGCTGGGCCAGGTGCTCGGCCGTGGTGGCATGGCCGAGGTCTACCTCGCGCACGACACCCGGCTCGGCCGCACCGTGGCGGTGAAGACGCTGCGGGCGGACCTCGCGCGTGATCCGTCGTTCCAGGCCCGGTTCCGCCGGGAGGCCCAGTCGGCCGCCTCGCTCAACCATCCCGCGATCGTCGCGGTCTACGACACGGGCGAGGACTACGTCGACCAGGTCTCGATCCCGTACATCGTCATGGAGTACGTCGACGGCTCCACCCTGCGTGAACTGCTGCACAGCGGGCGCAAGCTGCTGCCCGAGCGGTCCATGGAGATGACCATCGGCATCCTCCAGGGCCTGGAGTACGCCCACCGCAACGGCATCGTGCACCGCGACATCAAGCCCGCCAACGTCATGCTCACCCGGACCGGCCAGGTCAAGGTGATGGACTTCGGCATCGCCCGTGCGATGGGTGATTCCGGCATGACGATGACGCAGACCGCGGCCGTCATCGGCACCGCCCAGTACCTCTCCCCGGAGCAGGCCAAGGGCGAGCAGGTCGACGCCCGCTCCGACCTGTACTCCACCGGCTGCCTCCTCTACGAGCTGCTGACGGTCCGGCCGCCGTTCGTCGGCGACTCCCCGGTCGCCGTCGCCTACCAGCACGTGCGCGAGGAGCCGCAGCCGCCGAGCGTCTTCGACCCCGAGATCACGCCCGAGATGGACGCGATCGTGCTGCGGGCGCTGGTCAAGGACCCCGACTACCGCTACCAGTCGGCCGACGAGATGCGCGCCGACATCGAGGCCTGCCTCGACGGCCAGCCCGTCGCCGCCACCGCCGCCATGGGCTCGGTCGGTTACGCCGGCTACGGCGACGACCAGGCCACCACCGCCCTGCGCACGGATCAGGCCCCGCCGACCACGATGCTGCCGCCGGTCAACCCGGACGACGGCGGCTTCGGCTACGACGACCGCCCCGACCGGCGCCGCCAGAAGAAGTCGAACACCTCGACGATCCTGCTGGTCGTGGCCGGTGTGCTGGTGCTGATCGGCGCGATCCTCATCGGCAAGTACCTGTTCACCGGCGACGGCGCCAACGACGGCAAGGTCACCGTCCCGAACTTCGTCGGACAGAGCCTCAGCGACGCGCAACAGCAGGCCGACAACGTCGACCTGAAGCTGTCCACCACCAAGAAGCCCTGCGACGACCAGCCCAAGGGCAACATCTGCTCGCAGACCCCGGACGCCAAGTCGGAGGCCGAGAAGGGCGACACCATCGACGTGGTGGTCTCCACGGGCGCGCCCAAGGTGGCGGTGCCGAGCGTGGTCGGCGACAGCCTCGACGACGCCACGTCGAAGCTCGAGGACGACAAGTACCAGTTCAACGTCAAGACGAAGACCAAGGAGTCCTCGGAGGAGCCGAACACCGTCCTCGACCAGGACCCGGCGCTCGGCACCGAGGTCGAGAAGGGTTCCACGATCACCCTGACCATCGCCAAGGCGGAGTCGAAGTCGACGGTCCCGGACGTCACGGGCCAGGACTGCGACACGGCCAAGGGGCAGATGGAGCAGAACGACCTCACCGGCAACTGCACCGAGGTCGAGACCGACGACGCCTCGAAGGTCGGCAAGGTCATCCAGACCTCGCCGCAGGCGGGCACCAAGGCCGACAAGGGCTCCCAGGTCACCATCCAGATCGGCAAGGCGAAGGAGCAGGAGCAGGTCCAGGTGCCGAACGTGATCGGGCAGCGTCTGAAGGCCGTGAAGGAGGCCCTGCAGAACGCCGGTCTGAACGTCGGGACGATCAACGGCTCCCAGGACGACAACGCCTTCGTGATCAGCTCCGACCCCGGACAGGGCAACACGGTCGCCAAGGGCACCACCGTCAACCTGACCACCGCCGGCGGCGGCGGGGGCAACAACAACGGCGGCGGGAACGGCAACGGCGGCGCCAACTTCTTCGGCGGAATCACCGGCACGGCGTTCCGCACGCAGGACTGA
- a CDS encoding DUF881 domain-containing protein encodes MSNSADSPESGSGTPGTGPSAPSAGPVPPSAGPAAPCDGSADSVPARPRRFPPARVLTVGVFALAGLLFFTSFNTAKGTNLRTDASLLKLSDLIQERSQKNGRLDESNGSLRDDVESLAKRTAGGDSKADSARLSALEKNAGTRPLKGGAVTVTLDDAPPNATAKLPGYPEPQPDYLVIHQQDLQAVVNALWKGGAKGIKVMDQRLIGTSAVRCVGNTLILQGRVYSPPYKITAVGDPEKLQDALAASPAIQNYMVYVNVYGLGWKVTEDGTVTLPGYNGTVDLHYAEPVE; translated from the coding sequence TTGAGCAATTCGGCCGACTCCCCCGAATCCGGTTCCGGCACCCCCGGAACGGGCCCCTCCGCGCCGTCCGCCGGTCCCGTCCCGCCATCCGCCGGACCGGCCGCGCCCTGCGACGGCTCCGCGGACTCAGTCCCCGCCCGCCCGCGCCGCTTCCCCCCGGCCCGGGTGCTCACGGTGGGTGTCTTCGCGCTCGCCGGGCTGCTCTTCTTCACCAGCTTCAACACGGCCAAGGGCACCAACCTCCGCACCGACGCCTCGCTGCTGAAACTCTCCGACCTCATCCAGGAGCGCAGCCAGAAGAACGGACGCCTCGACGAGTCCAACGGCAGCCTGCGCGACGACGTCGAGTCCCTCGCCAAGCGCACCGCCGGCGGCGACTCCAAGGCGGACTCCGCCCGGCTCTCCGCGCTGGAGAAGAACGCCGGCACCCGCCCGCTCAAGGGCGGCGCCGTCACCGTCACCCTCGACGACGCCCCGCCCAACGCCACGGCCAAGCTGCCCGGCTACCCCGAGCCGCAGCCCGACTACCTCGTCATCCACCAGCAGGACCTCCAGGCCGTCGTCAACGCGCTGTGGAAGGGCGGGGCCAAGGGGATCAAGGTCATGGACCAGCGGCTGATCGGCACCAGCGCGGTGCGCTGCGTGGGCAACACGCTGATCCTCCAGGGCCGCGTCTACTCGCCCCCCTACAAGATCACCGCGGTCGGCGACCCGGAGAAGCTCCAGGACGCCCTCGCCGCCTCCCCCGCCATCCAGAACTACATGGTCTACGTCAACGTCTACGGGCTCGGCTGGAAGGTCACCGAGGACGGAACCGTCACCCTGCCCGGCTACAACGGCACGGTGGACCTGCACTACGCCGAGCCCGTGGAGTGA
- a CDS encoding FHA domain-containing protein FhaB/FipA, whose protein sequence is MSELTLTVMRLGFLAVLWLFVIVAVQVIRSDLFGTRVTQRGSRREAGRQPQQQAQRQAAAPPPQRQQSGGGGRQRRGAPTKLVVSEGTLTGTTVALQGQTITLGRAHDSTIVLDDDYASSRHARIYPDRDGQWIVEDLGSTNGTYLDRTRLTTPTPIPLGAPIRIGKTVIELRK, encoded by the coding sequence ATGTCAGAGCTGACCCTCACGGTCATGCGGCTGGGTTTCCTGGCCGTACTGTGGCTGTTCGTGATCGTGGCCGTGCAGGTCATCCGCAGCGACCTGTTCGGTACGCGCGTCACCCAGCGGGGGTCGCGCCGGGAGGCCGGGCGCCAGCCGCAGCAGCAGGCCCAGCGCCAGGCGGCGGCGCCCCCGCCGCAGCGCCAGCAGTCCGGCGGCGGCGGGCGGCAGCGCCGCGGCGCCCCGACCAAGCTGGTCGTCTCCGAGGGCACCCTCACGGGCACCACGGTCGCCCTCCAGGGGCAGACCATCACGCTCGGCCGGGCACACGACTCCACGATCGTGCTGGACGACGACTACGCCTCCAGCCGGCACGCGAGGATCTACCCGGACCGGGACGGCCAGTGGATCGTCGAGGACCTGGGCTCCACCAACGGCACCTATCTCGACCGGACCCGGCTGACGACCCCCACACCGATTCCGCTGGGCGCGCCGATCCGCATCGGCAAGACCGTCATCGAGCTGCGGAAGTAG